The Gammaproteobacteria bacterium DNA window CAGGCTGCGGGTGCGAATACGGGCATCGGGCGTACCAATAAAGTGTTCTGTACCGCACATCATTTTACGCGGTTTGATATCCAGCGCCTGCAGCTGCGCATAGACCCAGTCCAGCACCTGTTCCTCTACCGCCATGTCCTGATCGGTGGCAATCGCGCGAGAAAACAGGGTGGTGAGGGTCACCAATGGGCGCTCGGTGGCGGACTTTACTTCCAGGGTATTGCCCGCCACATCCAGCACGGCGCCTTCCAAGATCTTGGCATCACTGACGCGATGTGCGGGCACACGCAGTTCCAGGCGCGTACGTTTCGACAGATGCAGCAGGGCATTGGGGTCTTCGGGCCTGATCCAGCCGTTACCAGAGGTGGCAACATTAATGGCATGCAAACCGGCCTCGGGCTCATCCACCAGCCAGGGCAGGCTTGCCTGCACGGCCTGGGACAATGCATAAACATGGTCTACCGGCAGGCTGCGGCAGTTCAGGCCGAACACCAGATCCACCACGGCATTATCCGTGTTGACTGTTTGCGGCTGTTCGTCGTCTTGCCAGTACATGTCTAACCTTTAATAGATTTCATTGGGTTTTACTGGTCAGGCAATGATGCCCAGATCGCATCACGATCCACCCACCAGTCATCCTGCACCAGTACATCCACGACATTACGCAATCGTGGCAGAAATTTTTCCGGCTCCTTGAGTTCCAGCTTGTCCAGCCAGTAATCAAATTGCTCCTGCTTTTCCACCTCACTGTGACGCCGCGCGACGGTTGCCAGCATATGGTTGGTGAATAACAGTAAATTGTCGCGTTGTTTGCCTTCCGATCTCAGATCAACCAGATAGCGTGCAACAATCGCGGCCACCGCCGCGCCATCGGAATCCGTCGGCGTTTCATCAATAATGTGTTGCAATAGGGCAACCGACAATTCGACATCAATGGGGAAGGTCACCGCCAGCCAGACGCCCTGCCCCAGGGCCGCCAGTGAATAGGGTTGATCGGCCAGAAACATGACATTGCAGGCAGCGGCGGCGGATTCCCAGTCCTGCCCGGCAACAAACACATCAAAGGCTTCGCGCGCGGTATCAAAGGCCTCTTCACGCCGCGCCAGCTCCACCAGAATTTCGGCGATACGCAGCAATACCGCGGCACGCTGTACCGGCTGATAGCCTGCCGGCAGCTCCATCAGCTCCTGACGCGCAGTCGCCAGATCATGTTCTAATTGAGGAATCGAGACAGCGGCCTCATCACCACTGTCCGCATCCCGCATGCCCATATTGTCATCCAGATATTTCATAATATTTCTCGCTCACTCAGGCCCGCGCGGCGATCACGGCCTGCCGACTCAATGCACATTCGAGGATGCAGGGCATCCCCCTAGTCTTCTTCGGTACAGCCTTTATAGGCACCCATCACAGAATGCACGCCGGCAAAGGCGCCTTCTACCTTGTCTTCCCAGTTGCCGGGCGTATCGGGATAGCTGGGCTTGATATCGATCTTGAGATGGATCTCGCCCTGCTTGGCCTTCTCGTCAATCAGCTGCAGCAACTGTTCAAACGATTCGTAGTGTGGATTCTGGATCAATAATTCACTCAGATAAATCATCGTGATTCCCAATGTTGATGTTGTCGATGCAAATAAAGGTACCATTTAAAGCTGATCCGGCGGTTCGCCTACTACATCCGGTTATACCACGTGATCATAGCATTCGGTCACAACACTCGATCATAATAACGGGCGCGATACATCAATCGCCCCGCTTCAGCATCCGCATCATTCTCAAAGGCGCTGCGGGTATGCAGGACATTGTTACTGATAATGCCTTCACCGGCGGCGAGACGCCTTTTAAA harbors:
- the cas6 gene encoding type I-MYXAN CRISPR-associated protein Cas6/Cmx6 yields the protein MYWQDDEQPQTVNTDNAVVDLVFGLNCRSLPVDHVYALSQAVQASLPWLVDEPEAGLHAINVATSGNGWIRPEDPNALLHLSKRTRLELRVPAHRVSDAKILEGAVLDVAGNTLEVKSATERPLVTLTTLFSRAIATDQDMAVEEQVLDWVYAQLQALDIKPRKMMCGTEHFIGTPDARIRTRSLMIAGLEVDESLRLQQKGIGPYRHLGCGLFIPHKGIDDLRKQND
- a CDS encoding sulfur relay protein DsrC yields the protein MIYLSELLIQNPHYESFEQLLQLIDEKAKQGEIHLKIDIKPSYPDTPGNWEDKVEGAFAGVHSVMGAYKGCTEED